One segment of Pontibacter akesuensis DNA contains the following:
- a CDS encoding dicarboxylate/amino acid:cation symporter yields MKKSLLPMAALLSITVAAILTVLQQYSFISLPAEVLMGVRWAVVGVLLLYGLQKRSLTTWILVSMVVGCAIGYDFPGFAVSLNVLSKIFLKLIKTIIAPLIFATLVVGIAGHSNLKQVGSMGWKAILYFEIVTTLALFIGLAAINISRAGVGIDPGLAQSQEEIAPVAAQSTSDIILHVFPENIVKSISEGQVLQIVVFSVLFAIGLAMVGEKKRKPMLDFCESLSETMFKFTNIIMYFAPIGVGAAIAYTVGHMGFGILLNLFQLLITLYVALIVFAVVVLLPVALIARVPIVRFLKAISGPVSIAFATTSSEAALPRAMEEMEKLGVPRKIVAFVMPTGYSFNLDGTTLYLALASVFVAQAAGINLTWEQQLVMVFTLMLTSKGVAGVPRASLVILLGTVASFNLPVWPVFAILGIDELMDMARTSVNVTGNCLATAVVARWEGEFHPEREVGLVETSNPEILETEGEKVR; encoded by the coding sequence CAGTACAGCTTTATTTCACTGCCGGCAGAGGTGCTGATGGGCGTGCGTTGGGCAGTAGTGGGCGTTTTGCTGCTCTACGGCCTGCAGAAGCGCTCCCTCACCACCTGGATCTTGGTCAGCATGGTGGTGGGCTGCGCCATCGGCTACGACTTCCCCGGGTTTGCCGTCAGCCTGAACGTGCTGAGCAAGATCTTCCTCAAGCTGATCAAGACCATCATCGCCCCGCTTATCTTCGCCACGCTGGTGGTGGGCATTGCCGGCCACTCCAACCTGAAGCAGGTGGGCAGCATGGGTTGGAAAGCCATCCTGTACTTTGAGATCGTTACCACGCTGGCCCTGTTCATCGGCCTGGCCGCCATCAACATCAGCCGCGCCGGCGTGGGCATAGACCCGGGACTGGCGCAGAGCCAGGAGGAGATCGCCCCGGTGGCCGCGCAGAGCACATCCGACATCATCCTGCACGTGTTCCCCGAGAACATCGTGAAGTCCATATCCGAGGGGCAGGTGCTGCAGATTGTGGTGTTCAGCGTCCTGTTCGCCATCGGCCTTGCCATGGTGGGCGAGAAGAAGCGCAAGCCGATGCTGGACTTCTGCGAGAGCCTCTCCGAGACCATGTTCAAGTTCACCAACATCATCATGTACTTCGCCCCGATCGGTGTGGGCGCCGCCATTGCCTACACGGTGGGGCACATGGGCTTCGGCATCCTGCTGAACCTGTTCCAGCTGCTCATCACCCTCTACGTGGCCCTGATCGTCTTTGCGGTGGTGGTGCTGCTGCCGGTGGCCCTGATCGCCCGCGTGCCGATCGTGCGTTTCCTGAAAGCCATCTCCGGCCCGGTGTCCATCGCCTTTGCCACCACCAGCTCGGAGGCGGCCCTGCCGCGCGCCATGGAGGAGATGGAGAAGCTGGGCGTGCCGCGCAAGATCGTGGCCTTCGTTATGCCTACCGGCTACAGCTTTAACCTCGACGGCACTACCTTGTATCTGGCCCTCGCCTCCGTTTTCGTGGCCCAGGCCGCGGGCATCAACCTGACGTGGGAGCAGCAGCTGGTGATGGTGTTCACCCTGATGCTGACGAGCAAAGGCGTGGCCGGTGTGCCGCGCGCCTCCCTGGTGATCCTGCTGGGCACCGTGGCCTCGTTCAACCTGCCGGTGTGGCCGGTGTTCGCCATACTTGGCATCGACGAGCTGATGGACATGGCCCGCACATCGGTGAACGTGACCGGTAACTGCCTTGCCACCGCCGTAGTGGCCCGCTGGGAGGGCGAGTTCCACCCGGAGCGCGAAGTAGGCCTGGTGGAAACCTCGAACCCGGAGATACTGGAAACAGAAGGGGAGAAGGTGCGTTAG
- a CDS encoding TerC family protein, producing MENSLSFWILFNAFVLLMLGLDLFVFHRDAHEVKIKEALLTSLFWIALALGFNVLIYFWQGERPAMEFLTGYLIEKSLSVDNLFVFIMIFNYFKVPLKYQHNLLFWGVLGALVLRAIFILVGVALIAKFHFLIYIMGAFLVFTGIKMAFSHGDEEVHPENNPLIKWVSRHMRITKTPVGGKFFTKIDGKWFATPLFLVLIMIESTDVVFAADSIPAILAISKDPFIVYTSNVFALLGLRALYFALAGIMQLFHYLHYGLSVILVFIGAKLMLSDIFHIDMRYALLAVGGILAISIIASLLFPRKASNLPPPPDVY from the coding sequence ATGGAGAACTCCCTGTCCTTTTGGATCCTGTTCAACGCTTTCGTGCTCCTGATGCTTGGGCTCGACCTGTTTGTATTCCACCGTGACGCCCATGAGGTAAAAATCAAGGAGGCGCTGCTTACCAGCCTGTTCTGGATCGCACTGGCGCTGGGGTTCAACGTGCTCATATATTTTTGGCAGGGGGAGCGGCCGGCCATGGAGTTTCTAACAGGCTACCTGATTGAAAAGTCTCTGAGCGTGGACAACCTGTTTGTCTTCATTATGATCTTCAACTACTTCAAGGTACCGCTCAAGTACCAGCACAACCTCCTGTTCTGGGGGGTACTGGGTGCGCTTGTGCTGCGGGCCATCTTTATACTGGTGGGCGTGGCCCTAATTGCCAAATTCCACTTCCTGATCTACATCATGGGCGCGTTCCTGGTGTTCACGGGCATCAAGATGGCTTTTTCACATGGAGATGAGGAGGTGCACCCCGAGAACAACCCCCTGATAAAATGGGTAAGCAGGCACATGCGTATCACTAAAACCCCAGTGGGCGGTAAGTTCTTCACCAAGATAGACGGCAAGTGGTTTGCCACGCCGCTGTTCCTAGTGCTGATTATGATCGAGAGCACAGACGTGGTTTTTGCCGCTGATTCCATTCCGGCTATCCTGGCAATTTCCAAAGACCCCTTTATTGTCTACACCTCCAACGTGTTTGCGCTGCTGGGTTTGCGGGCCCTCTACTTCGCCCTGGCCGGTATCATGCAATTGTTTCATTACCTGCACTACGGCTTGTCGGTCATCCTGGTGTTTATCGGGGCAAAGCTGATGCTAAGCGATATCTTCCACATCGACATGCGTTACGCCCTGTTGGCAGTGGGGGGCATCCTGGCCATCTCCATCATTGCCTCGCTGCTGTTTCCCAGGAAGGCGAGTAACTTGCCACCTCCGCCGGATGTTTACTAA
- a CDS encoding LuxR C-terminal-related transcriptional regulator, which translates to MKPVIDEQAQRIWKVISERNGVGRVVTAVDFRLELELHRRLLSFFQVGEFYYFILNVKAFAFELVSAEVSSVLGYAPEEVDVAFIMNSIHPEDQPWFLSCEKKVGDFFSGLTLEQIPNYKVRYDYRIRKKNGEYIRVLQQVITIQFDEQGHVLRTLGTHTDISHLKRDGAPVLSFIGLNGEPSYTDVPVEKMRLPAHSLLSARERTILLLLTQGYNSEEIGKQLFISKSTVQTHRRNILHKTGCRTTPALISFAVKSGVV; encoded by the coding sequence ATGAAACCAGTTATAGATGAACAAGCGCAAAGAATCTGGAAAGTAATATCTGAAAGAAACGGGGTTGGAAGAGTCGTTACTGCAGTGGACTTCAGGTTAGAGCTTGAGCTGCACAGGAGGCTTCTTTCCTTTTTTCAGGTGGGGGAGTTCTACTACTTTATACTCAACGTTAAAGCCTTTGCTTTTGAGCTGGTGAGCGCGGAGGTCTCTTCAGTGCTGGGTTATGCGCCAGAGGAGGTAGACGTTGCCTTTATCATGAACAGCATACATCCCGAGGATCAGCCCTGGTTTCTGTCCTGTGAGAAAAAAGTGGGTGATTTCTTTTCCGGCTTGACGCTGGAGCAAATACCCAACTACAAGGTCCGCTATGACTACCGCATCAGGAAGAAGAACGGCGAGTACATCCGTGTTCTGCAACAGGTGATTACCATACAGTTCGATGAGCAGGGGCATGTTTTGCGCACCTTGGGCACCCACACGGACATTTCTCATCTCAAGCGGGACGGTGCTCCCGTGCTTTCCTTCATCGGCCTCAACGGGGAGCCCTCATACACTGACGTTCCTGTTGAAAAAATGCGTCTTCCCGCCCACTCTTTGCTTTCCGCAAGGGAAAGGACCATACTTCTACTACTCACCCAAGGCTACAATAGCGAAGAAATTGGCAAACAGCTTTTTATAAGCAAGAGCACGGTACAGACGCACCGCAGGAACATCCTGCACAAAACGGGTTGTAGAACCACGCCCGCACTGATTTCCTTTGCTGTCAAATCTGGAGTGGTATAG
- a CDS encoding T9SS type A sorting domain-containing protein produces the protein MKHKKTMLCTMLLVGFGLLRVNAQVAVPASGGEGSGNGGAVSYSVGQVFFSSHAGEAGSVSEGVQAAYEITVISGKITDSTELLAAGTGFSAILPDLYAYPNPTTDVLTLRIGNYQENEEASYQLTDARGRVLESKSIVGSLTNISMINMAREAYFLRVIHGNRSVKTFKIIKH, from the coding sequence ATGAAACACAAAAAAACAATGCTATGCACCATGCTCTTGGTGGGTTTCGGCCTGTTGCGAGTCAATGCACAGGTGGCTGTGCCCGCCTCGGGCGGAGAGGGCTCGGGAAACGGGGGAGCAGTCAGCTATTCCGTAGGCCAGGTTTTCTTTAGCAGCCACGCCGGAGAAGCCGGTTCGGTGAGTGAGGGTGTTCAGGCCGCCTATGAGATAACAGTAATCTCGGGCAAAATAACCGATAGCACAGAGTTGCTGGCCGCTGGTACAGGATTTTCAGCCATTTTGCCAGATCTCTATGCTTACCCGAATCCAACCACGGATGTCCTGACGCTCCGAATTGGCAACTATCAAGAGAACGAGGAAGCAAGCTACCAGCTCACAGATGCACGAGGCAGGGTTTTAGAGAGCAAAAGCATAGTGGGCAGTTTAACCAACATATCCATGATAAACATGGCACGCGAGGCTTATTTCCTAAGAGTCATACACGGCAACCGGTCAGTTAAAACATTCAAGATTATCAAACACTAG
- a CDS encoding collagen-like domain-containing protein, whose protein sequence is MKRIFTLIAALMLFSGAYAQAPEKMSYQAVIRNSSNTLVANQPIEMQISILQGSPTGSAVYVENQTPVTNSNGLVSIEIGAGTKVSGEFTAIDWATGPFFIKTVSNVPGTQTKGPKGTTSSGGTVTGTSQLMSVPYAMYAKTSGSSLPGPAGPQGEQGIAGPTGPVGPAGAVGPTGEQGIAGPQGPAGRDGATGPAGPQGEQGLIGPKGDQGVAGAQGEQGIAGPTGPTGAKGEQGEQGVAGPTGPVGPAGAVGPTGEQGIAGPQGPAGRDGATGPAGPQGEQGLIGPKGDQGVAGAQGEQGIAGPTGPTGAKGEQGEQGVAGPTGPVGPAGAVGPTGEQGIAGPQGPAGRDGATGPAGPQGEQGPQGEKGLDAGTRTAFLRDQRQSAQHGGSAVLNQWNTRALNILEGDNSFVELSNNRFILQPGKYTIEIMAPAYATAAHQAKLKDINTGADVLIGTTGFSHPSAPAISHSFIQGILTVSTPTTYEVQHRAGVERLFSGLGQAANFGTVEIYTQIKIMKVE, encoded by the coding sequence ATGAAGAGAATATTTACACTTATAGCGGCATTGATGCTTTTCTCGGGCGCCTATGCGCAGGCCCCTGAGAAGATGAGCTATCAGGCGGTGATCAGAAACAGCAGCAATACCTTGGTGGCAAACCAGCCGATTGAGATGCAGATCAGCATCCTGCAGGGATCCCCAACGGGGTCCGCTGTTTACGTGGAGAACCAAACGCCCGTGACCAACAGCAACGGTTTGGTCAGTATTGAGATAGGAGCCGGAACCAAGGTTTCAGGGGAGTTCACAGCGATTGATTGGGCAACCGGGCCGTTCTTTATCAAAACCGTGAGCAATGTGCCCGGTACCCAGACGAAAGGGCCAAAAGGGACAACCAGTAGCGGGGGTACGGTTACGGGTACCAGCCAGTTGATGAGCGTCCCCTATGCTATGTATGCGAAGACATCGGGAAGTTCATTGCCTGGACCGGCTGGTCCACAGGGGGAGCAGGGCATCGCCGGGCCGACAGGTCCAGTGGGACCAGCCGGGGCCGTGGGACCTACAGGAGAACAGGGTATTGCAGGGCCGCAAGGACCTGCCGGACGTGACGGTGCCACAGGACCAGCCGGTCCTCAGGGGGAGCAGGGCCTAATCGGACCCAAGGGTGACCAGGGCGTGGCCGGGGCACAAGGAGAACAGGGTATTGCGGGTCCAACGGGGCCAACAGGCGCAAAAGGTGAGCAAGGGGAGCAGGGTGTCGCCGGGCCGACAGGTCCAGTGGGACCAGCCGGGGCCGTGGGACCTACAGGAGAACAGGGTATTGCAGGGCCGCAAGGACCTGCCGGACGTGACGGTGCCACAGGACCAGCCGGTCCTCAGGGGGAGCAGGGCCTAATCGGACCCAAGGGTGACCAGGGCGTGGCCGGGGCACAAGGAGAACAGGGTATTGCGGGTCCAACGGGGCCAACAGGCGCAAAAGGTGAGCAAGGGGAGCAGGGTGTCGCCGGGCCGACAGGTCCAGTGGGACCAGCCGGGGCCGTGGGACCTACAGGAGAACAGGGTATTGCAGGGCCGCAAGGACCTGCCGGACGTGACGGTGCCACAGGACCAGCCGGTCCTCAGGGGGAGCAGGGCCCACAAGGCGAAAAGGGGTTAGATGCGGGCACAAGAACCGCGTTCCTCAGAGATCAGAGACAATCTGCACAACACGGAGGAAGCGCTGTATTGAATCAGTGGAATACAAGAGCCTTGAATATACTGGAAGGGGACAACAGCTTTGTAGAACTTTCAAATAACCGCTTCATCCTTCAGCCTGGAAAGTACACGATTGAAATTATGGCTCCGGCTTACGCAACCGCTGCTCACCAAGCTAAGCTTAAGGATATCAATACAGGTGCCGATGTTCTGATAGGAACAACTGGCTTTTCACACCCTTCCGCCCCTGCCATAAGTCACTCCTTCATTCA